The following proteins come from a genomic window of Thermoproteota archaeon:
- a CDS encoding CBS domain-containing protein has translation MIRDLSSIARERRALGLSQKELAKMAGVSQSLISKVERGQMVPSYEVALRIFEALERARRKRGCTKASEVMSSPVIHVTPEETVSRAISIMGERGISQLPVMTGGRVVGSVTEEGLLRKLSSLSPESRVEEVLEEAFPILPADASLPLLRDMLFLYPAVLIQERGRIVGIVTKSDLLKGLGREC, from the coding sequence ATGATAAGGGACCTTTCCTCGATAGCGAGGGAGAGGAGGGCGCTGGGTCTGAGCCAGAAGGAGCTCGCTAAGATGGCGGGGGTTAGTCAATCACTTATCTCAAAGGTGGAGAGGGGGCAGATGGTCCCCAGCTACGAGGTTGCGCTGAGGATATTCGAGGCTTTGGAGAGGGCCAGGCGGAAGAGGGGATGCACCAAGGCGTCTGAGGTGATGAGCTCCCCCGTGATACACGTGACTCCGGAGGAGACTGTCAGTAGGGCCATCTCCATAATGGGAGAGAGGGGGATCTCCCAGCTTCCCGTGATGACCGGCGGGAGAGTGGTAGGTTCGGTGACGGAGGAGGGGCTACTGAGGAAGCTCTCCTCCCTATCCCCGGAGTCGAGGGTGGAGGAGGTCTTGGAGGAGGCCTTCCCCATTCTGCCAGCTGACGCCTCCCTTCCCCTCCTGAGGGATATGCTCTTCCTCTATCCAGCGGTCCTCATCCAGGAGAGGGGAAGGATCGTGGGAATAGTCACAAAGAGCGACCTCCTAAAGGGTCTGGGGAGGGAGTGCTAA